The Aedes aegypti strain LVP_AGWG chromosome 1, AaegL5.0 Primary Assembly, whole genome shotgun sequence sequence CTCAGCGTGCGTAATTTATGCAAGGATTCAATCCCACGATTGAATCTCTGTAATTATGCTCATGGTCAACCGATTAAAGGTAAAATGCTCTTCGTATGGAATATCTTACGTTTTGTAGGGGATTGGGACAAATAAAACCTGACTACCGAACAAGAGATAAACTAATATGTAAGGCAATGAAATTCAGCAAATAAATATAGAGTAGAAACGGTATCATACCACTGCAAATTGAGACTACTTGTGGTTATTTTCACTCAAGGAGAAATTAATTTAGACAAAATTCGAACGCCGGAGTTTTGTTGAATCCACACATGTTTCAACGGAAATTCAATCAATTGCCTGTAATTCATATTTTCAGTTCAAGAGCTCGGAGTCCCATCTACATGATAAGTCATTCCGTCAAATCAGAATGCTAccaaaaattttccagaaactGTTCACTGGAAGCAGCCGTGCATCATAAAATCTTTCGGACACATTGCAAATGAGTCCTGTCAGATAAAAGTTTTCATCCGATATTGAAAGAAATATCAATGTTTACTCGATTCATTTACCCGGCCAACAATCGATCAGagattgaatcctgggattcaatcCTCTCATACACGTGGTTTGATTCATTGCATGCCTGGATTTGAACAAAAGGTGCGCGCGGAATTAATCTTGCTCTGATGGTCTTCgatctcagcagctcttggagtgggattttttgaaCCGTCGACAGACAACAACCGAGCAAATAATCGGCTATACAGATGCAAACTGGGCGTCAGATCAAAACGATCGGCTCACCGTTTCTGGATATATGTATGGTGCGACTACATCGTGGAAGACTACGAAGCAACGAACGATAGCACTTTCTTCAACTGAGCCGGAATACAGTGCTCTGGCAGACTGCATGTGCGAAGCTTTTTGGATCAATAAGCTGTTTCTGGAATTGCAAATTCCAGAACAAGATTTGGAGGAATCCCCAGAGGAACACCTGACAGAATTCCTGAAGAGGAATTGctaaagatatttctggaggaatttttataCCAACTCCGACAATCCCTTCAGTAGATTGTCGGTGTTGGTATAAAAATCCAGTAACGTTCAAAAGTTttccttggaagaaattctcggaggaatctctgacaaaatcctagtggaattcctggaaaaatcgctGTAGGTACTACGACAGAGATtaccttggagaaatttctgacacaatccctggaggaatattttaagggattcctgaagaaatctctggaagagtgtCTGGTGGAAACATTGGAGATGTttcggaagaaattcttgatggaatctctggaagttttactgaaggaattcctggagctatATTTGAAGTGATCTCAAATCTACAGTTCAATAAGATCGAATACAACTTTTCATCGTTGGGTAGGTGCGCACCATGTGCATTCTTTGCATTGATATTGGTGTCAGAAAGCCAAAGGAGATGTAGAGTTTTGAAGGAGAATGTGGGGCCGTgccggactttggtttcaggttggccgacaACGCTGCacaatcgttacccgttctgtggcgtagtcgGTTAACACtgccagtctagcgtattgggagccgtgggatcgaagcccaccagaacaatttcatcatttttcacaattttacatctcaatatgtccaaattgacttttgtgtctacgaacttcagggttttttttttcaaaacaccgttgGCTGATTTATGCCGTAATGGACATGACAAGCCTAGTTGCGGGAAAAATGGGAATTGTTGGCGATTCTGCTTAAGGAATTCCGGCTACGGCGGGTTTTGAAATCAAGAAGTTCAAGATCAAGTGTGTCAAAAGATCAGAATTGAAACTCTTTTAATCAATATGAGATGAGATATTTAAAAATCTGACAAAGATGGGAAGAGCCGTCCGTAGATGAGATAGAAGTTATCTATTAAGTTAAATATAAATGCGAGCTTCAAGTTAAATATAAATACCACGGTCAATATGCTTAAATTGAGGTTGAGGCTACTAATGTTAGAGAAGATTACCGTAGACGAAATCGTCCAAAGCGAGCTTAACGATAATGATGAACGATGAAaagcaaaaatggaataaacagTCGATGGAGAAAACTAGCAGAAAGAAGTATTGGAAGGAACAACCGCAATAGATGGAACATAGCAATGTTATCtctcataataataataacttcgTATATTCTggtgaaaaacatttaaaaaataaaaccacAATTCCGCCACCTTCACTCCAGTGAATCCAGATCCTGCAAACGCTTCACCAGGGTATCAATCTCCCGGTACAACTTGGTTCGAATGACCTTTGTGTTGCGCGCAAATGACTCCGTGCTCAGAACCTGCTGATTTTGCTTCCGATAATCCAACGATAAACCGTCTCCACTCGGGTGCAAAGGAATCGATCCGGAAAAAGCATTTCCCTCGGCAGTGTTGCCATCGTCGACGTTGTGGTCTGTTTCGATCTGATTGATGAACTGATCGATCGTTCTGACAACACTGGATCGCAGCTGAATCAGTTTCTCGGTCATCTCGACCGAAGGCTTGGGTGGGCGTTGGTCTTCGTGAGGTAGTTCCGGATTGTTTGGCACGACGGGATGTTCTTTTGGGGACGTTTGTTCTGAGGATTCCTCGATTAAAGTCTCCTTGCTTATCGTAAGACCGCTAGACGTTCTGGAAAACAGATGTTCCATGGATGGCTTTGTATTGTCTTCCGTGTTAATTGAATGATTGTATGTTTTCGGAGTTCGCGGATATCCAGTTGTTGTAGATTCTAAGGATGAAGCAGGTAACGGTTTTGAACAATGTCCTATAGATATCAACCGAATGTGGTCGCCTTGTTCATCACCATTTTTCTAGGGAGTATAAAAAGCATTCAAGGTTTGGATAATTTGTACCTTTGGAAATATTACCTGTTCTGCCTTCAGACGTTCATAGTCCTCTCTGGGAATCGAAAATAATCTTCCTTTCATCTGGACACAAACCCGCCCCTTCGGATTGTGTTGGCGCTCTTCATTCGTAGAAGACGCTGATTTTTGGTTAATGGATGGATTCATCGTATGCGATTGAATATAGTGCGCGCTTCTAAGGTGAGATGGTGGAATGTGACATTTGGATAGAGTTAAGAGATACAAGCGTTTGCTTTGATTGAGATGAAGAACCGTTACTTTTAAACCTTTTAACATCCGTTTAGGGTAAATgatccaatagtggaggtattaagtAAGTGCCATTCACATTTTATAATTTCTGAgattaattaaattaatattGCTAATAGATTTTACTTGTATCATGTTCAATGATGTCTTGCGCATCTCTTCTAACAATCGAACATTAAAAAAGTTGCGgtagtgttcctatagttgcgtatgagtgttcctatagttgcggtatagTGCGGTTTTGAAAACAATGAGTTCTAAAATATGATTCCAATCGATTTATTAGCGTTTTTGAAAATAGTTGATAAACATTGCTTTTTTAATTACAActgatgaaaaatatatttgttatatattttatttagtaggtaTTTGTAATACACTTCAAACTGTCTTGATTTCGGCAGCACGAAATCTGCAAACATTCTTGCCCATCATTCCAACAGTCCAAAAATTAGTTGAGTAATATCAATTACAGTTATAAATTTTTATCACAGGCAAACATACGTAAGCTCTAGATCAAATCGCGAGAACATGTCAATCCAGGCACTATGTAATGGTAGTGTGTTAATGAATTCCGTTACTCAAATCGATAGTTAAAAAATATAGTCTATGAACAACAGTGACGAAAGTGTGAAGTGAAGTTTATCTGTGATTTTAtgataaacaaataaattgatCAAGTTTGAATCTCATTACGTTATTCGCAATAATTGCATGCCAAAGCAATCAGAACATTAAGCGATCAAAATAATTGTAAAGAacaaatgaagtagtttttgataaaatgaaAGAATATAAATGCGAATGCAATCCAATTTAAAATGTCATTTATTTGAATATTGGAATACGAATAAAACGAGATGTTAACCTTAGTTAgataaattcaaaacttttaacAGAAAAATTCTTAACGTTTTGAGTCAGCTATTTTTTAGGCAATTTTCCTGTCAGAGGTTTCAACGTTCCTGCTTTCTAATGGCCGATTCCTCTCGGCTCTCGTCGACGTGCTCGCAATGCTGCTTTGAGCTGCTCAGCTTCTATTTATCTTTGAGCTCGCTTTTTCAACTTGTGTTTCCTGAGCAGTAATTTCTTTTTGCTTTTCCGCTTCCACTTTTCGAGCAGCTCGcttttcagaattttccttACGTTGTTTTAAGGCATCTTGCTAATCCTCCTCTACTCAACAAATCTCTGCCAAACGTTCGCCAGCCGTAAAATCAAAGTTAATTTTCTTCTGTAGTTGCGATGTTGGCTGCTTCGCTTAGAAGCTTCTGGGTAGTCAGAAATGTTACAATTTCTTTTGAGATCCACTCTATcatttacggtaccgtaaaacggggtaactttgatagttttttcgaagaaaacttgaatatttatgcatgctgtttcaaagaattataatttatatttttaaaacaagtactggcatcctagctatcgattgcagttgatagattgtaaaaaagatttattttgaatggatatataatttttcatataatcgaaagtcggttatctgttttggggtaactttgataatggagtatgaatcgaacaaaattgaatgaattatgaacatttgtagggcattgcatacctctaggcgtttaacgttatatggaaatttctgacttaaattacaaaaatggtcccagtttgtgaaaatacttttcgctaagagatttgagaccgtattcaagttctatgataactaggctgtcaaagataagtagccaactattcaaaactacatcaaatagtaatcgtataacagattgtttgtaagcgttttgaaaatgctaaaattgtgtaaatttttaatatccgcataaaaagcctcaaatgctcttgattcatatgaaaatagctcttacataaagtgtcatactaatattcttcagttttgcatttgttttgcttaaccgattaacagaaattatgatttgtcgtttagtatgtggtgggtcccgcactatcaaagttacccgcattatcaaagataccccgttttacggtacgtttTTCCGAAAAGGATTGGGTCTGGAGGTGGTTTTGGAGTTTAAGGTTTCCTTTACAACTGGGATGCCTCACTGTTGTTGTTCCTCCAACCACACAATGTGTGTATCCTCCTTATTTTTAGATGGCACTGTTGCAGGGCCTTTCCGAGTTCTCTTGCTCCATTTACTACTTAACCTGAATCGGATTG is a genomic window containing:
- the LOC110674644 gene encoding uncharacterized protein LOC110674644, which encodes MNPSINQKSASSTNEERQHNPKGRVCVQMKGRLFSIPREDYERLKAEQKNGDEQGDHIRLISIGHCSKPLPASSLESTTTGYPRTPKTYNHSINTEDNTKPSMEHLFSRTSSGLTISKETLIEESSEQTSPKEHPVVPNNPELPHEDQRPPKPSVEMTEKLIQLRSSVVRTIDQFINQIETDHNVDDGNTAEGNAFSGSIPLHPSGDGLSLDYRKQNQQVLSTESFARNTKVIRTKLYREIDTLVKRLQDLDSLE